The Triticum dicoccoides isolate Atlit2015 ecotype Zavitan chromosome 6A, WEW_v2.0, whole genome shotgun sequence genome has a window encoding:
- the LOC119314491 gene encoding putative HVA22-like protein g, translated as MVVGSFITRALILVLGYAYPAYDCYKTVELNRPEIEQLRFWCQYWILLAMLTVFERVGDNFISWLPMYSEAKLAFIVYLWYPKTQGTSYVYESFFKPYIAKHESEIDRNLLELRTRASDMAVTYFHKVADYSQSRFHEILQYVASQSQRSRSQAQQQQQRPPPPRTRMANPAPPPVPAPTAPPMPPQPAQVPPTPPRMQVQDKGPVPVAPPGAVPPVQQQTPSGPGPVTGNSPPNSEDMLVDQSGPSTSNVPQRPTMPEDEETLIQEAIRLTRGRLRRRMGGSGPPSN; from the exons ATGGTTGTTGGATCATTCATTACCAGAGCTTTGAT ACTTGTTCTTGGATATGCATATCCGGCTTATGATTGTTACAAGACAGTGGAGCTGAATAGGCCTGAGATTGAGCAGTTGCGGTTCTGGTGTCAGTACTG GATTTTACTTGCAATGCTTACTGTTTTCGAGAGAGTTGGGGATAATTTCATATCATG GTTGCCAATGTATAGTGAAGCAAAGCTGGCTTTTATTGTGTATTTGTGGTATCCTAAGACACAG GGGACTTCATATGTCTATGAGTCGTTCTTCAAGCCGTATATCGCAAAACATGAATCTGAGATTGATCGCAATCTTCTTGAGTTGAGGACAAGGGCTAGTGATATGGCTGTTACTTACTTCCACAAGGTTGCAGACTACAGCCAGTCAAGGTTCCATGAGATCTTGCAATATGTTGCTTCTCAATCACAAAGATCTCGTTCTCAG gcacagcaacagcagcagcgtCCACCACCTCCACGGACTCGGATGGCGAATCCTGCACCACCACCTGTTCCTGCACCAACGGCACCACCGATGCCACCACAGCCCGCCCAAGTTCCTCCTACTCCACCAAGGATGCAGGTGCAAGATAAGGGCCCAGTTCCAGTTGCCCCTCCTGGCGCAGTGCCTCCTGTGCAGCAACAAACACCTTCCGGTCCTGGCCCTGTCACCGGCAACAGCCCCCCAAACAGTGAAGACATGCTGGTTGATCAATCTGGGCCATCGACAAGCAACGTGCCACAACGCCCAACAATGCCTGAAGACGAGGAGACGCTCATCCAGGAGGCTATTCGGTTGACTCGGGGCCGGCTCAGGAGGCGCATGGGTGGATCTGGACCTCCATCCAACTAG